In the genome of bacterium, one region contains:
- a CDS encoding tetratricopeptide repeat protein → MPGLRTGTVTFLFTDIEGSTRLLQELGARYVEVLADHHRLLRAAFKDCGGQELRTQGDAFFVAFPRARDAIAAAIAAQCAIMDHRWTDGALVRVRMGLHTGEPLITATGYEGMDVHRAARICAAGHGGQILLSGTTAMLVAGSVPPGVALRDLGMHRLKDLRQPEWIFQVIDPHLPTEFRLPQSLTTLANNLPRPLTSFVGRDSEVAETKQFLSMTRLLTLTGVGGCGKTRLALQAALGLLENYADGVWLVELAGLSDPAFVPRSLASAVGIREEAGQPLLSTLMSALREKQMLVVLDNCEHLITACAQLAQALLHMCPSIRILATSREPLGIGGETIFPVTPLPLPDPLRARTVDDLMECEAIRLFVERAAAMRLTFKLTAENAPAVIAICRHLDGIPLAIELAAARIQALSIAELVARLDDRFRLLTQGSRTALARQQTLQATMDWSYQLLSEREGTMLRRLSVFAAPWTLEAAEGICADDQDAGMDVLYLLTQLVSKSLVIMDHQEREVRYHMLETVRQYARERLMRSAEAVRVRNRHLMWYLALAERSEPELVAASQTLRLTRLELEHDDLRAALSWSLENNQAESGLRLAAAVWRFWWIRGYFGEGRTWLEALLMNSEGKGTRIVRAKALQAVGIIAVLGQGDYAAGRDFLSKSLAIWRDAGDRPNIAALLDNLGTLFSVQDDHAAARALYEESLAIRRQLQDKWGLALSLNNLGFVLYRENDYSAAYALFEESLALWREQGDGQNIAKTLSNLGLVSLSRGCFAGAYRFLKESLEVRLAAGDKWGIAHSLEGFAGLAEARGAGARAARLFGAAEALRESIGAPLRPTDRPDYDRKVAAARARLTLDAFAAAWSAGRAMTLDRVVSEAMDTDGSPEGRCSNANASI, encoded by the coding sequence ATGCCCGGGCTGCGGACCGGAACGGTCACCTTTCTCTTCACCGATATTGAGGGATCCACGCGCCTGCTCCAAGAACTAGGCGCTCGGTATGTGGAAGTCCTCGCCGACCATCACCGACTACTCCGCGCTGCGTTCAAGGACTGCGGTGGTCAAGAACTCCGAACTCAGGGAGATGCATTCTTCGTCGCCTTCCCTCGGGCACGAGACGCTATTGCAGCTGCCATAGCGGCTCAGTGCGCCATCATGGACCATCGGTGGACCGATGGGGCGCTCGTCCGTGTCCGGATGGGCCTGCACACGGGCGAGCCCCTCATCACGGCGACGGGGTACGAAGGGATGGATGTCCACCGGGCGGCGCGCATTTGCGCGGCCGGACATGGGGGGCAGATTCTTCTCTCAGGCACGACGGCAATGCTTGTTGCCGGCAGCGTGCCCCCGGGGGTAGCGTTGCGCGACCTGGGCATGCATCGATTGAAGGATCTTCGTCAGCCGGAGTGGATCTTTCAGGTGATCGACCCGCACCTTCCAACCGAGTTCCGACTGCCGCAGTCCCTTACCACTCTCGCAAACAATCTGCCCCGACCGCTGACGAGCTTCGTTGGGCGGGATTCTGAAGTCGCGGAAACCAAGCAGTTCCTATCCATGACCCGCCTGCTGACGTTGACCGGGGTCGGTGGCTGCGGCAAAACCCGTCTCGCCCTTCAAGCGGCCTTAGGCTTGTTGGAGAACTATGCAGACGGGGTATGGCTCGTGGAGCTAGCTGGTCTTTCCGACCCCGCGTTCGTCCCCAGATCCTTAGCCTCCGCCGTGGGCATCAGAGAAGAGGCCGGACAGCCGTTGCTGTCAACTCTTATGAGTGCTCTCCGCGAAAAACAGATGCTAGTCGTGCTCGACAACTGCGAGCACCTTATCACCGCCTGCGCGCAATTGGCCCAGGCGCTGCTCCACATGTGCCCAAGCATTCGGATCCTCGCCACCAGCCGCGAACCGCTGGGAATCGGGGGAGAAACCATCTTTCCAGTGACCCCCCTTCCCCTGCCCGATCCACTACGGGCCCGAACTGTGGATGATCTCATGGAGTGTGAAGCCATCCGCCTGTTTGTTGAACGAGCCGCAGCCATGCGGCTGACGTTCAAGTTAACTGCTGAAAACGCCCCCGCCGTCATCGCAATTTGCCGGCACCTGGATGGGATACCCCTTGCCATTGAACTGGCGGCGGCCCGGATCCAAGCGTTGTCCATCGCAGAGTTGGTTGCGCGGTTGGACGACCGTTTCCGGCTCCTGACCCAAGGCAGCCGGACGGCCCTTGCGCGGCAGCAGACTCTTCAGGCGACGATGGATTGGAGCTATCAACTCCTCTCGGAGCGGGAGGGTACCATGCTGCGCCGGCTCTCAGTTTTTGCCGCTCCCTGGACACTAGAGGCGGCGGAGGGGATCTGCGCGGATGATCAAGACGCAGGGATGGATGTCCTTTACCTGCTGACCCAGCTTGTGTCCAAGTCTCTCGTGATCATGGATCATCAGGAAAGGGAAGTTAGGTACCACATGCTGGAGACGGTTCGGCAGTATGCTCGAGAACGGCTAATGCGATCAGCAGAAGCGGTTCGTGTCCGGAACCGGCACCTCATGTGGTACCTGGCGCTAGCGGAGCGATCGGAACCCGAGCTAGTCGCGGCTAGTCAGACCCTACGGCTTACCCGCCTTGAGCTCGAGCACGATGACCTGCGGGCGGCACTCTCATGGTCGCTTGAGAACAATCAGGCGGAGTCAGGATTGCGATTGGCTGCGGCGGTCTGGCGCTTCTGGTGGATCCGCGGCTACTTTGGGGAGGGCAGGACCTGGCTTGAGGCCCTGTTGATGAATAGCGAGGGCAAAGGAACGAGAATTGTGCGTGCGAAAGCGCTGCAGGCGGTTGGCATTATTGCCGTTCTAGGCCAGGGAGATTACGCGGCCGGACGCGACTTCCTCAGCAAGAGTCTCGCGATCTGGCGAGACGCGGGAGACAGGCCGAACATTGCGGCCCTGCTCGACAATCTTGGTACCCTATTCTCCGTCCAGGATGATCACGCCGCAGCTCGCGCCTTGTACGAAGAGAGCTTGGCAATTCGGCGGCAGCTCCAGGACAAATGGGGCCTCGCCCTTTCCCTGAACAACTTGGGCTTTGTGTTGTACCGCGAGAATGACTACTCTGCCGCGTACGCACTCTTCGAGGAGAGTTTGGCTCTCTGGCGAGAGCAGGGTGACGGGCAGAATATTGCCAAGACCCTCAGCAACCTTGGACTCGTTTCTCTGAGCCGCGGTTGTTTCGCGGGGGCATATCGGTTCCTGAAGGAAAGCCTCGAAGTGCGATTGGCCGCAGGGGACAAATGGGGCATCGCACATTCGCTCGAGGGATTCGCGGGCCTGGCAGAAGCCCGGGGGGCAGGGGCGCGGGCGGCACGGCTCTTTGGAGCTGCAGAGGCCCTGCGGGAATCTATCGGCGCCCCCCTTCGACCCACTGATCGCCCCGATTACGACCGCAAAGTCGCTGCCGCGCGAGCGCGGCTAACCCTGGACGCTTTCGCTGCAGCGTGGTCGGCGGGAAGGGCGATGACCCTGGATCGGGTTGTCAGTGAAGCAATGGACACCGACGGATCGCCGGAAGGGAGATGTTCTAACGCCAACGCATCGATCTGA